Proteins encoded together in one Rossellomorea sp. y25 window:
- a CDS encoding class I SAM-dependent methyltransferase: MAGDLFEHHRASKLLDPRRQELVPVEKVLELLKLNEDDIVADLGCGNGYLTLPIAKTVESNVQAVDLQQEMLEYLKHRANEENVDNIVYVKSSLEYLSFNKGTLDKIVSAFVLHEVPDLIKVFQDLHDMLKEDGIWLILDWEKVESEMGPPLDHRISSGELDRQLKSSGFRTTIGHLHPSVYYIVVKKE; the protein is encoded by the coding sequence CGGAGATTTATTTGAACACCATAGAGCTTCAAAGCTCCTGGATCCAAGACGTCAAGAGCTCGTACCGGTGGAAAAAGTTCTCGAACTTCTCAAACTCAATGAAGACGATATCGTCGCCGACTTGGGCTGTGGGAATGGCTACCTGACCCTTCCCATTGCGAAAACGGTTGAATCGAATGTCCAGGCAGTAGATCTGCAGCAGGAAATGCTGGAATACTTGAAACACCGTGCAAATGAAGAAAATGTAGACAATATCGTTTATGTGAAATCGTCCCTTGAATACCTCAGTTTCAATAAAGGCACTTTGGATAAAATTGTATCTGCCTTTGTCTTGCATGAAGTTCCCGATCTGATCAAAGTATTTCAGGATTTACACGATATGCTGAAGGAAGATGGCATTTGGCTGATCCTGGATTGGGAAAAGGTAGAATCAGAAATGGGACCGCCTTTAGATCATCGCATTTCTTCCGGGGAACTCGATCGACAGCTCAAATCATCCGGGTTCCGCACAACAATAGGTCACTTGCATCCATCGGTTTATTACATTGTCGTTAAAAAAGAATAA